Proteins from a single region of Nomia melanderi isolate GNS246 chromosome 9, iyNomMela1, whole genome shotgun sequence:
- the mRpS10 gene encoding mitochondrial ribosomal protein S10, with the protein MFRPKISSILRNIANSSYQQEYINFLPCSLFSTECVNVESIKKPPADNLYKKIELEVKGNEPAVLRSYGEFIVMAAEHLEIKSGRNIALPKPVHEKLTVLKSVHIYKKHRVQYERRTYFRYLDFYHLTGSTADTFLEYIERNLPEGVAMKVTKIQLQTLPESVEQAKVSEEKQN; encoded by the exons ATGTTTCGTCCAAAG ATTTCGTCAATTTTGCGAAATATAGCGAATAGTTCATATCAacaagaatatattaattttttaccatgttcattattttcaacgGAATGTGTCAATGTCGAAAGCATCAAAAAG cctcctgccgataatttatataagaaaatagaaCTTGAGGTCAAAGGAAATGAGCCTGCTGTTTTGAGAAGTTACGGAGAATTTATTGTTATGGCAGCTGAACATTTAGAGATTAAAAGTGGTAGAAA caTTGCACTACCAAAACCTGTGCATGAAAAACTGACAGTATTGAAGTCTgtccatatttataaaaagcatCGTGTACAGTATGAAAGAAGAACATATTTTAGGTATCTAGATTTCTATCATTTAACTGGTTCAACAGCAGATACCTTTTTAGAATACATTGAAAGAAATCTTCCAGAAGGAGTAGCAATGAAAGTTACAAag ATTCAATTACAAACTTTACCTGAATCAGTTGAACAAGCAAAAGTTTCagaagaaaaacagaattag
- the LOC116427820 gene encoding beta-1,3-glucan-binding protein, protein MFGYSGFIATFIILFLKFETIITQVEESYIFPEPTFTVLQSNEIQISIPNERGLQFFAFNGNINKRIVSSQVGEISGETYRQTKGKWTIVKKHVILKDGDTIHYWMQAQVNGKMHTKSDQTWIVTTEKPKEKPGTLLFNEDFDNFNTLIWERDIRIPLSPDYEFCVYHNEHHAPLLQVVGGKARFKLQMLEDQYGDRATAFGKMELSGCTSKILEECSRNAGAYSILPPVLSSRLTTKKSFNFRYGRIEIRAKFPQGDWLYPEMYLQPTSNTYGFGYSSGRIILGLARGNDHLIDPKGDLIFDSRKLDFGFRVGTSTHVDDYVVSKINENGSKWTQDFHNYTTIWNKNEFQFFVDGEEVGKLCPKRDGWLNNTDYNKMAPFDKEFYISIGLGVGGIRVFPDGTKSSDHTKPWRNIGAKAMLQFWQAKNDWFPTWTRQSGKMPSFEIDYIRVWSV, encoded by the exons ATGTTCGGTTACAGTGGTTTCATTGCAACATTTATcatactgtttttaaaattcgaaacaATCATCACGCAAGTGGAAGAGTCTTACATTTTTCCCGAACCAAcgtttacagttttacaatcgaacgagattcaaatttcaattccaa ATGAAAGGGGACTGCAGTTTTTCGCattcaatggaaatataaacaaaagaatTGTAAGTAGCCAAGTAGGAGAAATATCAGGTGAAACATACAGGCAAACAAAGGGTAAATGGACAATTGTAAaaaaacatgtaattttaaaaGATGGAGATACCATACATTATTGGATGCAAGCACAAGTTAATGGAAAAATGCATACGAAAAGCGATCAAACGTGGATTGTTACGA CGGAAAAGCCAAAAGAAAAACCTGGTACCCTATTGTTCAACGAAGATTTTGATAACTTTAACACATTAATTTGGGAGCGTGACATCAGAATACCATTAAGTCCT GATTATGAATTTTGCGTCTATCATAATGAACACCACGCACCTTTACTTCAAGTTGTTGGTGGAAAAGCTCGGTTTAAACTACAGATGTTAGAAGATCAGTATGGTGACCGGGCTACTGCATTTGGAAAAATGGAACTTAGTGG GTGTACCAGCAAAATTCTAGAAGAATGTTCACGGAACGCTGGGGCCTATAGCATTTTACCACCCGTTCTATCATCTAGATTAACTACGAAAAAAAGCTTTAATTTCCGGTACGGTAGAATTGAGATAAGAGCAAAATTTCCGCAAGGCGATTGGTTGTATCCag AAATGTATCTGCAACCAACGTCCAATACTTATGGTTTTGGTTATTCAAGTGGACGCATTATTCTTGGTCTAGCTCGAGGAAATGACCATTTAATCGACCCTAAGGGTGATCTTATCTTCGACTCTAGAAAATTGGATTTCGGATTTCGAGTTGGTACAAGCACACACGTCGACGATTACGTGGTttctaaaataaacgaaaatggTTCAAAATGGACACAAGACTTTCACAATTATACAACTATTtggaacaaaaatgaatttcagtTTTTTGTTGATGGTGAAGAAGTTGGTAAATTGTGTCCTAAAAGGGATGGATGGTTGAACAAcactgattataataaaatggcTCCATTTGACAAAGAA ttttatatttctattggCCTCGGAGTCGGTGGTATACGCGTTTTTCCTGATGGCACAAAAAGTTCTGATCATACCAAACCATGGCGAAATATTGGTGCTaag GCAATGTTACAATTTTGGCAAGCAAAAAACGATTGGTTTCCAACTTGGACACGACAAAGTGGTAAAATGCCATCTTTCGAGATTGATTATATCCGAGTGTGGTCGGTCTGA
- the LOC116427818 gene encoding uncharacterized protein LOC116427818 isoform X1: MENSSAVTIEGENYEVVDECVEEEDTSNNMQNKITEDSVSADKEIKNIKSPTDTPTNDNAKDDDELLSINNNLKGDESVMIIDEALKKDVEVVDLSSDASPDDSMINNNIENTISNTDNECPKPSNGESIDFTADISLDQLNAEKDVTDADVLQNLDDIENIVLNSSDFQITENIGIENENNTLTPKDKESQETTIVNKNINMEQNRSSDNDNTNISKEIETETSEVNDWYEKKLAEKETIIKERLQKMARIFGISYPSYERWLEWEEKVNGSPLCKLKPARRCCLKKPHTNRWKFICSRKRVQDTTKEMNNDDALDTKNIEIVWKLEPSGAWGVNINNESEFPSFVLRAVKIFEEFLQTTTEHPNNQNGTSENFSDDIPMEVEVKKETNNEYKQDWLWLVVRCNSMDELMLFATGKNISRATMDRLKHTYESGPGKDCNVKSLYCKSTNKCNDTTVTDTTFLVGSEALDEIVGGLKVQLAPKTNFWSNTAGAENVANVVSELLALTPNLTLLEIGCGIGLIGLMMASKCEEVIGVDLPSEVEEAEMTCELNNIKNASFIMGSAAEIPKKLMTIMKGRKACVVINANTHIGRAIEVMTCIRKLTSIKRIVMITTLTKQSVRAILELARPIHPNTYGSPFIPTVACVVDTLPVGPHFEAVILLQRRSVTKLTSTWFHTNMVENIKTPDVKKVQEKINQQNINGTDKKIAAKEAESRATKAVNKLLTKFSTKKTKAPVKKMIQPKNIDNTFVKSKFKGKRPHSPDRGEAPPKKMIKKFGKFNAKPWQTDLSVKKKKEWNTEESQLRINPLYEKKLREYKEQADLRERLSNNRLDTDIAQRVKEHQALLKIAKEKLSGPAPTVDINTAKHLQNMLNMVLEQTNKLQSQLPRSVWDRIAPVESTSEKMEIKQESDSLSKGRYVQEINSQEILITTANKFSDNEASDTKPFYKKYTNIPPLEPNMVMPVGPPIDYRRENQFRISPERYHETNICEQEVQDGSWNRDKTFERNRWNEMTNMRKANSPTRRQTSPIKHRMSPSNRFSPKRPLLSPPRRPCSPPRRHFSPFHRPSSPLYRQRSPLRRPFSPPLRRPMSPSKRISPPRRPLSPRRTSSPRRLDISPMNRPISPLRQQTSSPRRQISPLRITSSSRRQLSPIRRQISTPRRQMLSPNRIISPNRQEMLLSRQQILMQEKQQMSPMRRAESPQRFVFGRPTSPPRRQPSPPRRQMSPQQRFADDWDIPSRGAVEQNIWMRPAGKLSTQNVWRNEKPSTSTNNWDQNSSNDRRRKGFNQEKWDVQESTHDNTWNIGGNAWNSKQTCTKPMPKETWTSNSDNRWSNTSNMAGSSNDNWNIRGKESFNARKESWLENKKQGRWESFNVKDSWKQSDKEDLNDLPEDARDPWGDDGNNLGLKERWLKFENTPSSSTWIRENEQKESWLKSKDNWQNKGLSFPAKPQWQNNGIKNIGESRWTSQNENDKKSSSNWQSGKNVGSWQTQNLNFQPQRSLSTTQFKGFH, translated from the exons ATGG AAAATTCGAGTGCAGTTACGATCGAGGGAGAAAACTATGAAGTAGTAGATGAATGTGTTGAAGAAGAAGATACATCTAAtaatatgcaaaataaaattacagaagATTCTGTATCTGCAGACaaggaaattaaaaacattaaatcacCAACTGATACTCCTACAAATGATAATGCAAAAGATGATGATGAATTGTTAAGTATAAATAACAACTTGAAAGGAGATGAAAGTGTAATGATTATAGATGAAGCCTTAAAAAAAGATGTAGAAGTTGTAGATTTATCAAGTGATGCATCACCAGATGattcaatgattaataataacattgaaaatactaTCTCAAATACAGATAATGAATGCCCAAAACCATCAAATGGAGAGTCGATTGACTTTACTGCTGATATTTCTTTAGACCAATTGAATGCAGAAAAAGATGTAACGGATGCAGACGTTTTACAAAATCTAGATGACATtgaaaatatagttttaaattcttCAGATTTTCAGATTacagaaaatattggaatagaAAATGAGAATAATACGTTAACTCCAAAAGATAAGGAATCACAAGAAACAACCAtagtaaataaaaacattaatatgGAGCAAAATAGATCTTCTGATaatgataatacaaatattagcaaagaaatagaaacagaaacatCTGAAGTAAATGATTGGTATGAAAAAAAG CTAGCTGAGAAAGAGACAATTATAAAAGAACGATTACAAAAAATGGCtagaatttttggaatttcatATCCATCTTATGAAAGGTGGTTAGAATGGGAGGAGAAAGTAAATGGTTCCCCTCTTTGCAAATTAAAACCAGCTCGCCGGTGTTGTTTGAAAAAACCACATACTAATCGCTGGAAATTCATCt GTAGCAGAAAAAGGGTTCAGGACACTACTAAAGAGATGAATAATGATGATGCTCTTGATaccaaaaatatagaaatagttTGGAAATTAGAACCAAGTGGAGCATGGggtgttaatataaataatgaatctgAATTTCCATCTTTCGTGTTACGTGCTGTGAAG ATATTTGAAGAATTTCTTCAAACAACAACAGAACATCCAAATAACCAAAATGGTACAAGCGAAAATTTTTCCGATGACATACCCATGGAAGTAGaagtaaagaaagaaacaaataatgaatataaacaaGACTGGTTATGGTTAGTAGTACGTTGTAATAGCATGGACGAGCTCATGCTTTTTGCCACTGGGAAAAATATAAGTCGTGCTACGATGGACCGTTTGAAACATACTTATGAGTCTGGACCAGGCAAAGATTGTAATGTAAAATCACTTTATTGCAAGTCTACAAATAA ATGTAATGATACTACTGTGACAGACACAACGTTTTTAGTAGGATCAGAAGCTTTAGACGAAATTGTGGGTGGTCTAAAAGTGCAACTTGCACCCAAAACAAATTTTTGGTCAAATACTGCAGGAGCAGAAAATGTAGCGAATGTAGTATCGGAATTACTTGCACTTACTCCAAATCTAACATTACTTGAAATAGGTTGTGGAATTGGTCTCATCGGGCTAATGATGGCATCT aAATGCGAAGAAGTTATAGGAGTAGATTTACCATCAGAGGTAGAAGAAGCTGAAATGACAtgcgaattgaataatataaaaaatgctTCGTTTATTATGGGATCTGCGGCTGAAATACCAAAAAAGCTAATGACGATAATGAAAGGTCGTAAAGCATGTGTAGTGATTAATGCAAATACTCATATTGGTCGAG CAATTGAAGTAATGACATGCATCAGAAAGTTGACATCTATTAAACGAATTGTAATGATCACTACATTAACTAAGCAGTCAGTTCGTGCTATATTGGAATTAGCTCGGCCTATACATCCGAATACTTACGGATCACCATTCATTCCTACAGTAGCATGCGTTGTTGATACTTTACCTGTTGGGCCACATTTTGAAGCTGTCATCTTACTACAGCGACGATCCGTGACTAAATTAACTTCAACATGGTTTCACACAAATAtggtagaaaatattaaaacgcCAGATGTTAAGAAAGTTCAAGAAAAGATAAATCAGCAAAACATAAATGGAACAGACAAAAAGATTGCAGCTAAAGAAGCTGAGTCACGAGCAACAAAagctgtaaataaattattaacaaaattttcaacgaaaaaaaCAAAAGCACCAGTGAAAAAAATGATTCAACCAAAAAATATCGATAATACTTTTGTTAAGAGTAAATTTAAGGGCAAACGTCCTCATTCCCCGGATAGAGGTGAAGCTCCGCCAAAAAAGATGATAAAGAAGTTTGGTAAATTTAATGCTAAACCTTGGCAAACAG atttatcggttaaaaagaaaaaggaatggAATACAGAAGAGTCGCAGTTGCGTATTAATCCTctatatgaaaaaaaattacGAGAATACAAGGAGCAAGCTGATTTAAGAGAAAGATTATCTAATAATCGACTTGATACAGATATTGCCCAAAGAGTAAAAGAGCACCAGGCACTCTTAAAAATAGCAAAGGAGAAATTAAGTGGGCCAGCGCCAACTGTGGATATAAATACCgctaaacatttacaaaacatGTTGAATATGGTTTTAgaacaaacaaataaacttCAGAGTCAACTTCCGCGATCTGTTTGGGATCGTATAGCACCTGTAGAAAGTacttcggaaaaaatggaaattaaacaAGAATCAGATTCTTTATCAAAAGGTCGATATGTACAAGAAATAAACAgtcaagaaattttaattactacgGCAAATAAATTTTCAGATAATGAAGCGTCTGATACAAAaccattttataagaaatatactaACATACCTCCCTTGGAACCAAATATGGTAATGCCAGTAGGACCACCGATTGATTATAGAAGAGaaaatcaattcagaatatCGCCAGAACGATATCACGAAACAAATATATGTGAACAAGAAGTTCAGGATGGTTCTTGGAATCGAGATAAAACATTTGAAAGGAATCGATGGAACGAAATGACAAATATGAGGAAAGCAAATTCACCTACTAGAAGGCAAACATCTCCAATAAAACATCGTATGTCTCCTTCGAATAGATTTTCACCTAAACGTCCATTATTATCTCCACCAAGACGTCCATGTTCGCCTCCTAGAAGACATTTCTCTCCTTTTCATCGACCATCATCACCATTGTATAGACAGCGTTCTCCCTTGAGACGACCATTTTCTCCTCCTTTAAGGCGTCCTATGTCTCCATCTAAACGAATATCACCACCAAGGCGTCCTTTGTCACCAAGACGTACATCGTCTCCACGACGACTTGATATTTCACCTATGAATCGTCCAATATCACCATTAAGACAACAAACATCTTCGCCACGGCGACAAATATCACCATTAAGAATAACTTCATCTTCGAGGAGGCAATTGTCTCCAATAAGACGACAAATATCTACACCGCGAAGGCAAATGCTTTCTCCTAATCGAATAATATCTCCAAACAGACAAGAAATGTTACTTTCCagacaacaaattttaatgcaaGAAAAGCAACAGATGTCACCAATGCGACGTGCAGAATCACCACAAAGGTTTGTATTTGGGCGTCCTACATCACCTCCGAGAAGACAGCCATCTCCACCAAGACGACAAATGTCACCTCAACAAAGATTTGCGGATGATTGGGATATACCAAGCAGAGGAGCCGTCGAACAAAATATTTGGATGCGACCTGCTGGAAAATTATCTACTCAGAATGTCTGGCGAAATGAAAAACCTTCTACATCTACTAACAATTGGGACCAAAATTCGTCCAATGATAGGCGTCGTAAAGGTTTTAATCAAGAGAAATGGGACGTTCAAGAGTCTACTCACGATAATACATGGAACATCGGTGGAAATGCTTGGAATTCTAAACAAACGTGCACTAAACCAATGCCCAAAGAAACATGGACATCAAATTCTGACAATAGATGGTCAAACACGTCTAATATGGCTGGAAGCAGTAACGATAATTGGAACATTAGAGGAAAAGAAAGTTTTAATGCGCGCAAAGAATCATGGTTAGAAAACAAGAAACAAGGTAGATGGGAATCATTTAATGTTAAAGATTCTTGGAAACAATCTGATAAAGaagatttaaatgatttacCCGAAGACGCAAGAGATCCTTGGGGCGATGATGGTAATAATCTGGGCTTGAAAGAAAGATggcttaaatttgaaaatacccCTTCATCATCTACTTGGATAAgagaaaatgaacaaaaagaGTCATGGTTAAAATCGAAAGATAATTGGCAAAACAAAGGATTATCTTTTCCTGCGAAGCCACAGTGGCAAAATaatggtattaaaaatattggagAATCACGTTGGACTtcacaaaatgaaaatgataagaaaTCTTCATCAAATTGGCAAAGTGGGAAAAATGTAGGCTCTTGGCAAAcgcaaaatttaaattttcaacctCAACGTTCCCTTTCCACCACCCAGTTTAAAGGCTTTCACTAA
- the LOC116427818 gene encoding uncharacterized protein LOC116427818 isoform X2, producing the protein MQNKITEDSVSADKEIKNIKSPTDTPTNDNAKDDDELLSINNNLKGDESVMIIDEALKKDVEVVDLSSDASPDDSMINNNIENTISNTDNECPKPSNGESIDFTADISLDQLNAEKDVTDADVLQNLDDIENIVLNSSDFQITENIGIENENNTLTPKDKESQETTIVNKNINMEQNRSSDNDNTNISKEIETETSEVNDWYEKKLAEKETIIKERLQKMARIFGISYPSYERWLEWEEKVNGSPLCKLKPARRCCLKKPHTNRWKFICSRKRVQDTTKEMNNDDALDTKNIEIVWKLEPSGAWGVNINNESEFPSFVLRAVKIFEEFLQTTTEHPNNQNGTSENFSDDIPMEVEVKKETNNEYKQDWLWLVVRCNSMDELMLFATGKNISRATMDRLKHTYESGPGKDCNVKSLYCKSTNKCNDTTVTDTTFLVGSEALDEIVGGLKVQLAPKTNFWSNTAGAENVANVVSELLALTPNLTLLEIGCGIGLIGLMMASKCEEVIGVDLPSEVEEAEMTCELNNIKNASFIMGSAAEIPKKLMTIMKGRKACVVINANTHIGRAIEVMTCIRKLTSIKRIVMITTLTKQSVRAILELARPIHPNTYGSPFIPTVACVVDTLPVGPHFEAVILLQRRSVTKLTSTWFHTNMVENIKTPDVKKVQEKINQQNINGTDKKIAAKEAESRATKAVNKLLTKFSTKKTKAPVKKMIQPKNIDNTFVKSKFKGKRPHSPDRGEAPPKKMIKKFGKFNAKPWQTDLSVKKKKEWNTEESQLRINPLYEKKLREYKEQADLRERLSNNRLDTDIAQRVKEHQALLKIAKEKLSGPAPTVDINTAKHLQNMLNMVLEQTNKLQSQLPRSVWDRIAPVESTSEKMEIKQESDSLSKGRYVQEINSQEILITTANKFSDNEASDTKPFYKKYTNIPPLEPNMVMPVGPPIDYRRENQFRISPERYHETNICEQEVQDGSWNRDKTFERNRWNEMTNMRKANSPTRRQTSPIKHRMSPSNRFSPKRPLLSPPRRPCSPPRRHFSPFHRPSSPLYRQRSPLRRPFSPPLRRPMSPSKRISPPRRPLSPRRTSSPRRLDISPMNRPISPLRQQTSSPRRQISPLRITSSSRRQLSPIRRQISTPRRQMLSPNRIISPNRQEMLLSRQQILMQEKQQMSPMRRAESPQRFVFGRPTSPPRRQPSPPRRQMSPQQRFADDWDIPSRGAVEQNIWMRPAGKLSTQNVWRNEKPSTSTNNWDQNSSNDRRRKGFNQEKWDVQESTHDNTWNIGGNAWNSKQTCTKPMPKETWTSNSDNRWSNTSNMAGSSNDNWNIRGKESFNARKESWLENKKQGRWESFNVKDSWKQSDKEDLNDLPEDARDPWGDDGNNLGLKERWLKFENTPSSSTWIRENEQKESWLKSKDNWQNKGLSFPAKPQWQNNGIKNIGESRWTSQNENDKKSSSNWQSGKNVGSWQTQNLNFQPQRSLSTTQFKGFH; encoded by the exons atgcaaaataaaattacagaagATTCTGTATCTGCAGACaaggaaattaaaaacattaaatcacCAACTGATACTCCTACAAATGATAATGCAAAAGATGATGATGAATTGTTAAGTATAAATAACAACTTGAAAGGAGATGAAAGTGTAATGATTATAGATGAAGCCTTAAAAAAAGATGTAGAAGTTGTAGATTTATCAAGTGATGCATCACCAGATGattcaatgattaataataacattgaaaatactaTCTCAAATACAGATAATGAATGCCCAAAACCATCAAATGGAGAGTCGATTGACTTTACTGCTGATATTTCTTTAGACCAATTGAATGCAGAAAAAGATGTAACGGATGCAGACGTTTTACAAAATCTAGATGACATtgaaaatatagttttaaattcttCAGATTTTCAGATTacagaaaatattggaatagaAAATGAGAATAATACGTTAACTCCAAAAGATAAGGAATCACAAGAAACAACCAtagtaaataaaaacattaatatgGAGCAAAATAGATCTTCTGATaatgataatacaaatattagcaaagaaatagaaacagaaacatCTGAAGTAAATGATTGGTATGAAAAAAAG CTAGCTGAGAAAGAGACAATTATAAAAGAACGATTACAAAAAATGGCtagaatttttggaatttcatATCCATCTTATGAAAGGTGGTTAGAATGGGAGGAGAAAGTAAATGGTTCCCCTCTTTGCAAATTAAAACCAGCTCGCCGGTGTTGTTTGAAAAAACCACATACTAATCGCTGGAAATTCATCt GTAGCAGAAAAAGGGTTCAGGACACTACTAAAGAGATGAATAATGATGATGCTCTTGATaccaaaaatatagaaatagttTGGAAATTAGAACCAAGTGGAGCATGGggtgttaatataaataatgaatctgAATTTCCATCTTTCGTGTTACGTGCTGTGAAG ATATTTGAAGAATTTCTTCAAACAACAACAGAACATCCAAATAACCAAAATGGTACAAGCGAAAATTTTTCCGATGACATACCCATGGAAGTAGaagtaaagaaagaaacaaataatgaatataaacaaGACTGGTTATGGTTAGTAGTACGTTGTAATAGCATGGACGAGCTCATGCTTTTTGCCACTGGGAAAAATATAAGTCGTGCTACGATGGACCGTTTGAAACATACTTATGAGTCTGGACCAGGCAAAGATTGTAATGTAAAATCACTTTATTGCAAGTCTACAAATAA ATGTAATGATACTACTGTGACAGACACAACGTTTTTAGTAGGATCAGAAGCTTTAGACGAAATTGTGGGTGGTCTAAAAGTGCAACTTGCACCCAAAACAAATTTTTGGTCAAATACTGCAGGAGCAGAAAATGTAGCGAATGTAGTATCGGAATTACTTGCACTTACTCCAAATCTAACATTACTTGAAATAGGTTGTGGAATTGGTCTCATCGGGCTAATGATGGCATCT aAATGCGAAGAAGTTATAGGAGTAGATTTACCATCAGAGGTAGAAGAAGCTGAAATGACAtgcgaattgaataatataaaaaatgctTCGTTTATTATGGGATCTGCGGCTGAAATACCAAAAAAGCTAATGACGATAATGAAAGGTCGTAAAGCATGTGTAGTGATTAATGCAAATACTCATATTGGTCGAG CAATTGAAGTAATGACATGCATCAGAAAGTTGACATCTATTAAACGAATTGTAATGATCACTACATTAACTAAGCAGTCAGTTCGTGCTATATTGGAATTAGCTCGGCCTATACATCCGAATACTTACGGATCACCATTCATTCCTACAGTAGCATGCGTTGTTGATACTTTACCTGTTGGGCCACATTTTGAAGCTGTCATCTTACTACAGCGACGATCCGTGACTAAATTAACTTCAACATGGTTTCACACAAATAtggtagaaaatattaaaacgcCAGATGTTAAGAAAGTTCAAGAAAAGATAAATCAGCAAAACATAAATGGAACAGACAAAAAGATTGCAGCTAAAGAAGCTGAGTCACGAGCAACAAAagctgtaaataaattattaacaaaattttcaacgaaaaaaaCAAAAGCACCAGTGAAAAAAATGATTCAACCAAAAAATATCGATAATACTTTTGTTAAGAGTAAATTTAAGGGCAAACGTCCTCATTCCCCGGATAGAGGTGAAGCTCCGCCAAAAAAGATGATAAAGAAGTTTGGTAAATTTAATGCTAAACCTTGGCAAACAG atttatcggttaaaaagaaaaaggaatggAATACAGAAGAGTCGCAGTTGCGTATTAATCCTctatatgaaaaaaaattacGAGAATACAAGGAGCAAGCTGATTTAAGAGAAAGATTATCTAATAATCGACTTGATACAGATATTGCCCAAAGAGTAAAAGAGCACCAGGCACTCTTAAAAATAGCAAAGGAGAAATTAAGTGGGCCAGCGCCAACTGTGGATATAAATACCgctaaacatttacaaaacatGTTGAATATGGTTTTAgaacaaacaaataaacttCAGAGTCAACTTCCGCGATCTGTTTGGGATCGTATAGCACCTGTAGAAAGTacttcggaaaaaatggaaattaaacaAGAATCAGATTCTTTATCAAAAGGTCGATATGTACAAGAAATAAACAgtcaagaaattttaattactacgGCAAATAAATTTTCAGATAATGAAGCGTCTGATACAAAaccattttataagaaatatactaACATACCTCCCTTGGAACCAAATATGGTAATGCCAGTAGGACCACCGATTGATTATAGAAGAGaaaatcaattcagaatatCGCCAGAACGATATCACGAAACAAATATATGTGAACAAGAAGTTCAGGATGGTTCTTGGAATCGAGATAAAACATTTGAAAGGAATCGATGGAACGAAATGACAAATATGAGGAAAGCAAATTCACCTACTAGAAGGCAAACATCTCCAATAAAACATCGTATGTCTCCTTCGAATAGATTTTCACCTAAACGTCCATTATTATCTCCACCAAGACGTCCATGTTCGCCTCCTAGAAGACATTTCTCTCCTTTTCATCGACCATCATCACCATTGTATAGACAGCGTTCTCCCTTGAGACGACCATTTTCTCCTCCTTTAAGGCGTCCTATGTCTCCATCTAAACGAATATCACCACCAAGGCGTCCTTTGTCACCAAGACGTACATCGTCTCCACGACGACTTGATATTTCACCTATGAATCGTCCAATATCACCATTAAGACAACAAACATCTTCGCCACGGCGACAAATATCACCATTAAGAATAACTTCATCTTCGAGGAGGCAATTGTCTCCAATAAGACGACAAATATCTACACCGCGAAGGCAAATGCTTTCTCCTAATCGAATAATATCTCCAAACAGACAAGAAATGTTACTTTCCagacaacaaattttaatgcaaGAAAAGCAACAGATGTCACCAATGCGACGTGCAGAATCACCACAAAGGTTTGTATTTGGGCGTCCTACATCACCTCCGAGAAGACAGCCATCTCCACCAAGACGACAAATGTCACCTCAACAAAGATTTGCGGATGATTGGGATATACCAAGCAGAGGAGCCGTCGAACAAAATATTTGGATGCGACCTGCTGGAAAATTATCTACTCAGAATGTCTGGCGAAATGAAAAACCTTCTACATCTACTAACAATTGGGACCAAAATTCGTCCAATGATAGGCGTCGTAAAGGTTTTAATCAAGAGAAATGGGACGTTCAAGAGTCTACTCACGATAATACATGGAACATCGGTGGAAATGCTTGGAATTCTAAACAAACGTGCACTAAACCAATGCCCAAAGAAACATGGACATCAAATTCTGACAATAGATGGTCAAACACGTCTAATATGGCTGGAAGCAGTAACGATAATTGGAACATTAGAGGAAAAGAAAGTTTTAATGCGCGCAAAGAATCATGGTTAGAAAACAAGAAACAAGGTAGATGGGAATCATTTAATGTTAAAGATTCTTGGAAACAATCTGATAAAGaagatttaaatgatttacCCGAAGACGCAAGAGATCCTTGGGGCGATGATGGTAATAATCTGGGCTTGAAAGAAAGATggcttaaatttgaaaatacccCTTCATCATCTACTTGGATAAgagaaaatgaacaaaaagaGTCATGGTTAAAATCGAAAGATAATTGGCAAAACAAAGGATTATCTTTTCCTGCGAAGCCACAGTGGCAAAATaatggtattaaaaatattggagAATCACGTTGGACTtcacaaaatgaaaatgataagaaaTCTTCATCAAATTGGCAAAGTGGGAAAAATGTAGGCTCTTGGCAAAcgcaaaatttaaattttcaacctCAACGTTCCCTTTCCACCACCCAGTTTAAAGGCTTTCACTAA